In Dromaius novaehollandiae isolate bDroNov1 chromosome 2, bDroNov1.hap1, whole genome shotgun sequence, one DNA window encodes the following:
- the WIPF3 gene encoding WAS/WASL-interacting protein family member 3 isoform X1 encodes MPVPPPPPPPPPPPPPPPPSGGPPPPPPLTSSELPKLRKEDQKARSALLADIQQGTRLRKVTQINDRSAPQIEKPKGTNRDGVNSAINKGGSQQPLGGLFAGGFPVLRPAGQRDMPAGRFGQLPGVRAAPPKTAAPPNSTAKAGSNPVHLPDGPKAAALPEPPSTSRPGPARPNLPAPPPPPPAASKPSLTFPPPPPLPPPVERPSKGIAPGSTPLPPLPSPQADKPAKFQAAASHPPPPPPPLPPMLPCGFPGRTTDFSAAHSSLPEIRDYPLPTPPPLPSPLPTTRSQSTNRLSFPPSPAFSSAISSGDAPPPLPPKSPHLLSHLHKPNIQSLPLPPTPTLSQPAVVVETRKKRPGRGAGTSAGKLMTPPQPPARSPTTELTSKFGVSAWATVHDPYPPLRNGNMHIIDDFESKFTFHSVEDFPPPDEFKPFQKIYPSKIARGKCVNMRRSDIYPKALKTGSENKEHRPMLR; translated from the exons ACAAGTTCAGAACTACCAAAACTGCGAAAGGAAGACCAAAAAGCACGAAGTGCGCTGTTAGCTGATATCCAGCAAGGGACTCGCTTAAGAAAAGTGACTCAAATCAATGACCGAAGTGCACCACAGATTGAAA AACCCAAAGGAACTAACAGAGATGGAGTTAATTCAGCCATTAACAAAGGTGGTTCTCAGCAGCCTCTGGGAGGCTTATTTGCTGGTGGCTTTCCTGTTCTCAGACCAGCAGGCCAGAGGGACATGCCAG CTGGGAGGTTTGGACAGCTTCCTGGGGTCCGAGCAGCGCCTCCCAAGACTGCAGCCCCACCAAACAGCACGGCAAAGGCGGGCAGTAACCCTGTGCATCTGCCCGATGGTCCGAAGGCAGCTGCCCTGCCAGAGCCGCCCAGCACttcgcggcccggcccggcccggcccaacctgcctgcccctcctcCACCGCCTCCTGCTGCCAGCAAACCTTCCCTCACTTTCCCTCCTCCGCCACCTCTTCCCCCTCCGGTGGAAAGGCCTTCCAAGGGGATAGCGCCCGGCTCCACTCCTCTGCCACCACTCCCTTCTCCTCAGGCTGACAAACCTGCAAAGTTTCAAGCAGCCGCTTCACACCCACCCCCGCCACCTCCTCCCTTGCCCCCTATGCTCCCCTGTGGATTTCCAGGCAGGACGACTGACTTCTCTGCTGCTCATTCCTCTCTACCTGAAATAAGGGATTATCCACTGCCCACACCACCCCCACTGCCATCCCCTCTGCCCACCACACGTTCCCAGTCCACAAACAGGCtctccttcccaccctccccagccTTTAGCAGTGCTATAAGCAGTGGTGATGCGCCCCCTCCACTGCCCCCCAAGTCTCCGCACTTGCTGTCGCACTTGCATAAGCCTAATATTCAGTCgctccctcttcctcccacccccaccctctCTCAGCCAGCGGTGGTGGTGGAGACCAGGAAGAAGAGACCAGGTCGAGGCGCAG GAACTAGTGCTGGGAAGCTAATGACTCctccacagccaccagcaagaTCACCAACAACTGAACTTACAAGCAAGTTTGGAGTCTCAGCCTGGGCAACAGTTCATGACCCTTATCCACCTCTTAGAAATGGAAATATGCATATCATTG ATGACTTTGAATCTAAATTTACCTTCCATTCTGTGGAAGATTTCCCCCCACCCGATGAATTCAAaccatttcagaaaatttatcCCAGCAAGATAGCTAGAGGTAAGTGTGTAAACATGAGGAGGTCTGATATTTATCCAAAAGCATTAAAAACAGGAAGTGAAAATAAAGAACACAGACCAATGTTAAGATGA
- the WIPF3 gene encoding WAS/WASL-interacting protein family member 3 isoform X2 has product MPVPPPPPPPPPPPPPPPPSGGPPPPPPLTSSELPKLRKEDQKARSALLADIQQGTRLRKVTQINDRSAPQIEKPKGTNRDGVNSAINKGGSQQPLGGLFAGGFPVLRPAGQRDMPAGRFGQLPGVRAAPPKTAAPPNSTAKAGSNPVHLPDGPKAAALPEPPSTSRPGPARPNLPAPPPPPPAASKPSLTFPPPPPLPPPVERPSKGIAPGSTPLPPLPSPQADKPAKFQAAASHPPPPPPPLPPMLPCGFPGRTTDFSAAHSSLPEIRDYPLPTPPPLPSPLPTTRSQSTNRLSFPPSPAFSSAISSGDAPPPLPPKSPHLLSHLHKPNIQSLPLPPTPTLSQPAVVVETRKKRPGRGAGTSAGKLMTPPQPPARSPTTELTSKFGVSAWATVHDPYPPLRNGNMHIIDDFESKFTFHSVEDFPPPDEFKPFQKIYPSKIARDPSKNPPLRTHVR; this is encoded by the exons ACAAGTTCAGAACTACCAAAACTGCGAAAGGAAGACCAAAAAGCACGAAGTGCGCTGTTAGCTGATATCCAGCAAGGGACTCGCTTAAGAAAAGTGACTCAAATCAATGACCGAAGTGCACCACAGATTGAAA AACCCAAAGGAACTAACAGAGATGGAGTTAATTCAGCCATTAACAAAGGTGGTTCTCAGCAGCCTCTGGGAGGCTTATTTGCTGGTGGCTTTCCTGTTCTCAGACCAGCAGGCCAGAGGGACATGCCAG CTGGGAGGTTTGGACAGCTTCCTGGGGTCCGAGCAGCGCCTCCCAAGACTGCAGCCCCACCAAACAGCACGGCAAAGGCGGGCAGTAACCCTGTGCATCTGCCCGATGGTCCGAAGGCAGCTGCCCTGCCAGAGCCGCCCAGCACttcgcggcccggcccggcccggcccaacctgcctgcccctcctcCACCGCCTCCTGCTGCCAGCAAACCTTCCCTCACTTTCCCTCCTCCGCCACCTCTTCCCCCTCCGGTGGAAAGGCCTTCCAAGGGGATAGCGCCCGGCTCCACTCCTCTGCCACCACTCCCTTCTCCTCAGGCTGACAAACCTGCAAAGTTTCAAGCAGCCGCTTCACACCCACCCCCGCCACCTCCTCCCTTGCCCCCTATGCTCCCCTGTGGATTTCCAGGCAGGACGACTGACTTCTCTGCTGCTCATTCCTCTCTACCTGAAATAAGGGATTATCCACTGCCCACACCACCCCCACTGCCATCCCCTCTGCCCACCACACGTTCCCAGTCCACAAACAGGCtctccttcccaccctccccagccTTTAGCAGTGCTATAAGCAGTGGTGATGCGCCCCCTCCACTGCCCCCCAAGTCTCCGCACTTGCTGTCGCACTTGCATAAGCCTAATATTCAGTCgctccctcttcctcccacccccaccctctCTCAGCCAGCGGTGGTGGTGGAGACCAGGAAGAAGAGACCAGGTCGAGGCGCAG GAACTAGTGCTGGGAAGCTAATGACTCctccacagccaccagcaagaTCACCAACAACTGAACTTACAAGCAAGTTTGGAGTCTCAGCCTGGGCAACAGTTCATGACCCTTATCCACCTCTTAGAAATGGAAATATGCATATCATTG ATGACTTTGAATCTAAATTTACCTTCCATTCTGTGGAAGATTTCCCCCCACCCGATGAATTCAAaccatttcagaaaatttatcCCAGCAAGATAGCTAGAG